ATCTTTATATAATCTTTCAAATCCCTGAATAAGTGCGGTATGTACACTTTTATGTCCATGACCTGTATATTCTGAAGATATTATAAGTATTTTTTTCATTTTTTTACCTTTTACATAACTATTAATATATCATTAATATATTAATATTATAATAAAATGAAATCTTTTGTCAATCTAATTAATTATTTTAAATTATATTTCCTTCTTTATCAAAAGAAATTATTTTTCCATCATCAACTTTAAATTGATAGCCTTTAGATTTTTTATATATTGAGTTTATTTTGTTATATTTTTCTTTTATAGTGTTTATAATATTTGAAGGAATAAACTTATTTGCTTTTTCAAATGATATTATATTTCTATTGCCTATAATATTAATCCATTCACCCTTATAATTAAAATGTATAGAACTTCCGCCTTTAAATACTACAATATAAGTGTTACCACTCATTAAAGTATGATGAATAGTATAATCATTAAAATTATTTTCTATAAATTCTTTTGATAAATCTGGTATCCTCTCATAAGGTATTGGATTAAAATGTCCGCCGTCATCATCAAAAAATATATAGCCTGAGCTAAAAAAACTTAAAAATAGTAAAAATAAATAAAGCTTTTTCATTATTAATTTTCTCTATTATATTTATTATATAACTAATATATTAAATATAATAAAATATTTGTTATATTGTTTCAGCTTTTTTCCAAATATTATTAAGTTTATCTTGCAAAATAAGCGAAGATGCATTTATTATATAAATAAGGCTAAAAGGTATAACTCTTAAAATAGTAAAAATTCTATCAATATCATCATCTGTATAATTAGCACTAAGTGCAAAAATAATAATGCTAAATATTATATTAAAAAACAAAGCAATAAAAATAACAATATCTATCAAAACTATCATAACAGTTTTATCTTCAGTGTTATTCATTCCAATTTGAGTAGGCATTTCTTTATACACTATCTTACCATACTTGTAATACCAATATTTAAAATAAAGCCCGCAAGTAAAAAATCCAAATAATACTTCAATTAATGGGTTAATATCTTCTTTACCTGTGAAATCTTTTATTTCTGTTGTAGTTTTATATATCCAATAATAATAAAATAATCCACAGGTAAGTATATTAAGCAAAAGAAGTAAAGGAATTGGAAAGATTACTCCTTTTTTCATAAAAATTTTTTCTCCGAATTATTCCTAATTATTGCTCAGTAAAAAAAGCTTTATATAAAGCATTAATAGCCTTATTTAAATCTTTTTCTTTTACCCCTATCATAATACTAGCTTCACTAATACTCTGGTTAAGCATTTCAATATTAACATTAGCCTTCTCAATAGCATTCATAGCCCTAGCAGAAATACCAATAACCTCCTGCATTCCCTCTCCAACAAGCATTACTAAAGCTAATTCATTATCAAAGAAAACATTATCCACATTAAGCTCATCACGTACCCTTTCATAAATGCGTTTTTCTTTATCTGCTGTTAAAGTAGAACCTCTAACTATTACAGATATATTATCTATACCAGAAGGAGCGTGCTGATATGGTATGCCTTCATCTTCTATTATCTCTAATAATTTTCTGCCAAAACCAACTTCCCTATTCATAAGATATTTACTAACATAAAGACAAGAAAAGTCAGATTCTCCAGAAACACCAACAACAGGATTTTTTAATTTATCTCTTTTAGCAACTATTCTAGTACCTTTAGAAGCAGTGTTATTAGTATTAAGTATATGAACAGGTATATTAGCTTCATAAACAGGCTGAAGTGCCTCTGCATGAAGAACATTAAAACCGCCATAACTAAGCTCACGCATCTCTCTATATGTAAACTCATCTATAAGCTTAGGATTATCCACTATACTAGGAGAAGCAGCCAAAACTCCATCTACATCAGTAAAGTTTTCATATACTTCAGCTTCTACTGCCTTAGCAAGTATAGAACCTGTAATATCGCTTCCGCCCCTCGGGAAAGTTACAACATCTCCCTTTTGTGTATATCCAAAAAATCCGGGAAAAACTACTATAGCACTTTCATCTTTTAATTTAGCAAGATTCTTATAAGAAATATCAAGCACAGCAGCATTTCCAAACTCTTCTGATAATAACAACCCAGCATCTTTTGGATTAACATATTTTGCCTCTACTCCTAAACTATTAATATATGAAGCTACTACTTTAGCATTAATATCTTCTCCAAGAGCCTTAACCCCATCTGTAAACTTCACAGCAATACTTTTATCTTCTGATATTCTATTTTTTATGTCACTGTCGATTTCTTCTAAAAGCGAATGTGATAAACCTAAATCATCTATTATGCTTTTAAATCTCTCTAGTATTATCTTTAATTCATGATTACCGTCTTTTCCAGCAAGTATTGCATCAGCAAGTGCTATAAGCAAATCTGTAACCTTTGTATCTTCTTTTACCCTCTTACCCGGTGCAGAAACTACAACTATTCTTCTATCTTTATCAGATAAAACTATATCTACAACTTTTTTTATTTGTACAGCATTAGCAAGCGAAGAGCCTCCAAATTTTGCCACTTTCATTATTTAATATCCTCCGTAAAAACACAAATATATTACTATTTATAATAACATAAATAATACTTTTATTCAATTATCAATTAAAAAATTATTAAAATAATAATACGGAATTTTATGTTTAATAATTAATGAATTATTATATTAGAGAATTAAGCAATATATTTTCATAATTTAATTATATAACTAAAATGACGAAAATAGTTAATTGTATAGCTGTGTAGAGTGTAATAAAATATGATAAGCATTAAAAGAAGACGTCAAATAAAAGCAACTATTATAGTATCTTCAACACTAATAATAATTTTAGCTGTAGTACTAATAATAGGATACTATCCTTTTGGATTACATCAAAAAAACATGAAAAATATTAACATGCCTAAAGATAGTATTATGTATGTAAGTGCTAAAAGTATAAATGAAAGTATATCTAAATTTACAGGCTCTGTATATGCTTATAGAATATCACATGATGAATCTATGTATGATTTCTCCATAATGATAAAAACTATTGATGCTTTCTTTTATAATTTAAAAAATAATTCAAACTTTTTTGTAAAGCAATTTTCTAAAATTTTAACATCAAGAAATGCCTCTATACTTTTATGGAAATATAATAATAATCTTTCAAACTCTGAGTTATTATATTTATTTGATGTTGGTAAACTTAATACTTTTTTGGCAAATAGTTTTTTTAATTTAAAAACAATTAACATAGGCACTATAAAATATGAAATAAAAAAAGAGATATATAACAATTATAAAATATTTGGTTTAATAAGTGATAAACCTTTAATTTATTTTTCTTTTTATAATGGAATTGTAATAATTAGCAAAAATTATTCTAGTATAAGAAAAATTATAGATTTCTTTGATGCTAAAGCTGGAAGTTTTGAAGATATTAACATATTAAAAAACTCATCATTAGATTATAATCCTGATATTTCTTTTTATATAAACAAAAAATTATTTGATGATAATAAATGTGAAGGTTCTATGCTGTTTACTCCAATAAAATATTTTAAAGATGTATACGACATATATGGAAATATAAAACTATATGATGATAACGGCAAAATGGATATTTTTGTTGATTATCAATATGGCGGCTCTGATAAGTTTGAGCTTTATAATTTGAATAAAAAAAATAATATACAGAACTATTTGCCATATCAAAATACAGTTGTATATTTATCATTAAAATCCTATATTTCTGGACTATACCCTATTATATATAATGACTTAAAAAATAATAATGATACTAAGATAGAAAAAGAACTATTAAACTTATTTAATAAAATGAATAACAAATATTCTTTTTTAACTATCATTAGTGATTTATACGGAGAGATGGCATTAGCTTATATAGAATCAAGTAAAATAATTTATCCTGTTATGATATTTAATATAGAAAACTATGATAATATCTTACCAAAATTAGAAAATGAATTATTAAAAAAATATATTAACATTACAAAGTCAGAGAAAAATTATAATAATAGTTATATATATTCTTATACTTTTCCCGATGGTTCATCATTATATTATACATTTATAGATAAAATATACTTTTTCAGCGAAAATGTAAGAGCCATAGAAACAGCAATAAACAATATAAATACTAAAGATACTCTAAATGAAATAACAAAGAAAATAGATGATTATAATCCAAATTATATATTTACAATACAATTAGAAAAAGCAAATAGCATATTAAAATATTTTAATGTGCCTCTTAGAAATTGGAGCTATCCTAATAATTTAGTAATAGGAAGCACTATAAACTCAAATCATACGCATATAAATATAAACTTCGATGCAAATTTCACAAAATTAGAAAATAATTAATAGCACTATTTAAAATTATAAATTATAATTAATATTATTATTTTGTTTAGAGGATATATTAAAATGTATTTAAAAAACAAAGCAAAAAAAATATGGTTATCAATAATATCTAATATCAATTATGATAAATTAGACTCTTTACTTTTAAAGACTAAAGAAATATTTGCCGCTATGCAATCATCAGATAGACTTTATTTATTGAAAGACAAAATAGAATTATCTCTTAGTATGATAAAAGACTATATAAATGGTAATTATAAAAATGTTCCTTGGAAAGTAATATCTGCAATAGGTGCATCATTACTATATTTACTTCTTCCATTTGACGCCATAGCAGATTTTTTACCGTTAATAGGTTTGCTCGATGATGCTTTTATTATAGGGCTATGTATAAAATCTTTTAATGATGAAATAGAAAAATACAGAGTGTGGAAATATAAAATTTATGATTACACAGAATACGAAGATGAAAAATACAAATACAAAGAAGAAGAAGAAGAAGAAGAAGAAGAAGAAGAAGAAGAAACATCTAAAGAAAGAGAAGAATAAAAAATTACGCGTCTGAGAGGATTCGAACCCCCAACCGACGGAACCGAAATCCGCTGCTCTATCCAATTGAGCCACAGACGCTTTTTTAATTTTTATAAAATTTTTATAAAAATTAATGTTAATTAATTATCGGTAAATATTTTTATTATTATACAATATTATAGTTTAGGAGCAAATCTCAAACCTAATTGTAAACCTAAATCAAAACTATCAACGCTTGTATATTCATTATCTATAGTATTCTTTTGAGCCAAACCAAAATCATAGCCTAAATAAGCTCCAATATTCAAAGCCATTTTGGAACCAAAGTATATAGAATAATCAAAAGTAACTTTAACATAAGGAATAACATTTCTGTCATACTGCTCTATATCTTTTCTTTTTAAACTAGATGTCACTTTTTCATTGATACCAAGTATAGTGCTATCTACTTCATAAGCAGCTGTAATAGGTATCTTAACACCAGCACCAACCCCAATAGCAAATTGACCAATATTAATTTTGGGAAGCAGTCCAACTTGAAAACTATGAGTATACATGTTTAAGTTCATTTCAGTTTTTTGACCTAAAATATTAGACTCTAGCAAATACATTTTATAGCTGTCATAACTATATCCAAACTCACCCAATATACTAATACACAATTTGCCAATACCTATCATATAACCAATTTGAGCAGTAACACCAGAATCAAAACCAACCCTGCCTTTATCAGATAAAGCCTCATAAGTACCAGTAGGCACACCAATAGATAAACCCAAAGGTACATTAATTATAGTTTCAAAACCGCTGGCTGCAAATACTGTTATATTAGTTACAGCTAAAATAATAATTGTTAATAATAGTTTTTTAATTTTTTTCATTTTAGACCCTCCATAATATAAATGGTATATTAAAGAGGAAAAATATCAATAGTAATTGTTTTTATTAGGAAGGGCGAAAGACGGGACTTGAACCCGCGACATCCAGATCCACAATCTGGCGCTCTAACCAACTGAGCTACATTCGCCATAAAAGAAAAAAAGAGCCTTTGATTTAAGACCCTATGCGCGCCAGACAGGAATCGAACCTGTAACCTACTGCTTAGAAGGCAGTTGCTCTATCCAATTGAGCTACTAGCGCATTCGGGATGGTGAGACTCGAACTCACAACCCCCTGCTCCCAAAGCAGGTACGCTAACCAATTGCGCTACATCCCGTTAAATATGTTCCTCAATTATATATTAATTTCTTTTTTTGTCAACTAATTTATTATATTATTTTTATTTGATAATTACTTAAAACTTGACTTATTAAAAAAAAAATATATTATAAGTTTTATAAGGTTATAAATATTATGTCTAAATATATACTGCCAGAAAATGATATCATTAGAACTGCAAATTGGATAAGCAATTTTCTAATAAGAGAAGGATATCATATTGATTATACTCTTCAAAGCTTAAAAGAAATTGATAAGTTCTTCAAAGAAAAAATAAATAAAATATTAGAAAATGATGATAATAATAGAAACTTTATATTTGCTATAGCTGCATATATTGGCGAAATTATTAAAATGAATTTTGATGGAAAGTGGAGTATATCCAGAGAAATTGATTTGGATGACGAAGCTATAGGTATAGATTTTAAAAATCATAAAACAATATATCCGCTTAATATAACATTAGAGCTTATTCAAAAACAATATACATTAGAACAATATATAAAAGAACATTTTAATACATATATTTAAAAAAGGATTTTCGCTTATGATGAGTTTGAATGAAATTTTAGATAACGTAAAAAAATCGTATATAATGCTGGATTTAAAGGCAAATAACAAACAAGAAGCTATAAGTGAAATGTTAATATATGCAGAATCTAATGGACTTAGAATAAATATTTCTAAAACTATTGATTGTATGTTTAAAAAAGAAAATATTATATCAAGCGGTTTAGGTTATGGCGTAGCTTTTCCCCATTTAAGGACTAAAGAAGTTCAAGAAAATGAATTAATATTTGCAATATCAAAACCCGGTATTAACTATTATGCTCTAGACCAAAAACCTGTTCATCTGCTTACAATGTTTTTAACCCCTATAGATAAAAGCGATAAATATTTACAATTATTATCACTTATGACTAAAATATCAAAATTAAGTATGTATACTGTATTATTATTAGAATCAAAAAGCCAAGAAGAGTTTAAAGATAAATTAGTAATTATGGTAAAAGACATTATAGGCGGTAAATAAAATGAGAAAAGTAACAGCTATAATACCTGCAAGATATGATTCTACAAGATTTCCAAAAAAGCTCACTTATGAATTATTAGGCAAGCCTATAATTATTGCTGTTTATGACAATGTTAAGGCTACTAGAAATATAGATGATGTTATAGTGGCAACAGATTCTAAAGAGATAATGGACATATGCGAAAAAAACAATGCTAAAGCTGTTATGACATCTGTGCATCATACTTCTGGCACCTCAAGAATAACAGAGGTTGCTAAGAATATTGATTCTGACATTATTATTAATGTTCAGGGTGATGAGCCATTAATTAATGAAGATGTGCTTAAACCTGTTATAAATGCTTTTGATGATGAAGATGTTGATATAGCTACTTTAAAAACAAAAATTGATGATTTTAGTCCTTTAATTAAAGATGAAAATGCTGTGAAGGTGGTATGCGATTATAAAGATTATGCAATGTATTTTTCAAGGGCTACTATTCCGCATAAAAGATTTGACCAAGATATATTAGTAAAATATTATAAGCATATTGGGGTTTATGCTTTTAGAAGAGAGGCTCTTTTAAAAATAGAAACATTGCAAGAATGCGAATACGAAAGAATAGAAAAGCTTGAACAGTTAAGATGGCTTTATAATGGCATGAAAATCAAAGTATTAGAAACTAATCATTTTATACATGGAATTGACACAAAAGAAGATTTAGAGATTGTTCAAGAGTATTTAAAAAAAGAGGCATTAATAAAATTAGGAAATAATGCTTAAAAAATTCTTTACTATAATTTTTAATATACTTTTTCCAAATCATTGCATCATATGCAAAAACATTATACAAAGTGATAATATGAATTATATATGCATAGATTGCATTAACAAATTAAGCTATATTCATAAAGATGATTATATAAGATGCAATCGCTGTGGAAGAATAATAGACACAGAAGATTCAACTTGTATATGCTCATACGAAAACATTTATTTTGATGAATGCAAATCAATGCTTTATTATGATGATAAAACAAGCAATTTAATTCATAAAATGAAGTTTAGCCATAGATATTTAATTTGCAAAGATTTTGCTGCCATGCTTTCTTTTTATTATAAAGATTATATTAATAAATTTGATGCTGTTTCATTTGTACCGCTTGGAAAAAATAGACTGCTTGAAAGAGGTTATAATCAAAGCGAACTTATAGCAAGACATATATCTAAAATAATAAATATACCATTAATAGAAAATATAATAATTAGAAAAAAAGAAAGTAAGCCTCTTAGCATGATAAAAGGAAAAGAGTTAAGAGAGAAAACAATAAAAAACGCTTTTAAAATAAACAAAAAATATAAATTTGATAAAAGCAAAAAAATAAATATCTTAATAATAGATGATGTATTTACAACAGGTTCAACTTTAAATGAGATGTCATTAGAATTAAGAAAATTGGCGTTTATAGAAAGAATAGGCGTACTTACGGTAGCGTCAGCGAGATAAAAAATTATTATATTAGTTACCAAAATATATTTTGAGTTTTTGTTTGTGGTGGCTTTGCCCCCACACCCCCACTTCTTTTGCCGATAGGCACCTACTCGGTATTGGTATAAAAGAAGCAAAAGAACTGCATTTAATTAAGTCTAACTTTTTATGCATAGACAAAAACATGATATTATTTTAGCTTTATATATTCCATAGATACAAAGCTATAACACTTGCACTTTTTGGTTCTTTTTGCTGCGGGAAAAAGAACAATAAAAGTTGAAAATTAAAAAATTATAATTAATATTATATATCAATAGTTTTGAAACAGTTATAATAAAAAACTAAATATTCATTTCTTTCTTTAAATAATTCGCTTTAATAACAAAGTCTTCATTCTCTCTAAAAAACTCTTCTCTATCAAGCTTCAATAATTCTCGCATCTCATCTTTTGCCTTACGCATAATCTCAGCATCTTTTACAA
The genomic region above belongs to Brachyspira sp. SAP_772 and contains:
- a CDS encoding PepSY-like domain-containing protein yields the protein MKKLYLFLLFLSFFSSGYIFFDDDGGHFNPIPYERIPDLSKEFIENNFNDYTIHHTLMSGNTYIVVFKGGSSIHFNYKGEWINIIGNRNIISFEKANKFIPSNIINTIKEKYNKINSIYKKSKGYQFKVDDGKIISFDKEGNII
- a CDS encoding DUF4234 domain-containing protein, whose translation is MKKGVIFPIPLLLLLNILTCGLFYYYWIYKTTTEIKDFTGKEDINPLIEVLFGFFTCGLYFKYWYYKYGKIVYKEMPTQIGMNNTEDKTVMIVLIDIVIFIALFFNIIFSIIIFALSANYTDDDIDRIFTILRVIPFSLIYIINASSLILQDKLNNIWKKAETI
- a CDS encoding aspartate kinase — translated: MKVAKFGGSSLANAVQIKKVVDIVLSDKDRRIVVVSAPGKRVKEDTKVTDLLIALADAILAGKDGNHELKIILERFKSIIDDLGLSHSLLEEIDSDIKNRISEDKSIAVKFTDGVKALGEDINAKVVASYINSLGVEAKYVNPKDAGLLLSEEFGNAAVLDISYKNLAKLKDESAIVVFPGFFGYTQKGDVVTFPRGGSDITGSILAKAVEAEVYENFTDVDGVLAASPSIVDNPKLIDEFTYREMRELSYGGFNVLHAEALQPVYEANIPVHILNTNNTASKGTRIVAKRDKLKNPVVGVSGESDFSCLYVSKYLMNREVGFGRKLLEIIEDEGIPYQHAPSGIDNISVIVRGSTLTADKEKRIYERVRDELNVDNVFFDNELALVMLVGEGMQEVIGISARAMNAIEKANVNIEMLNQSISEASIMIGVKEKDLNKAINALYKAFFTEQ
- a CDS encoding YkvA family protein gives rise to the protein MYLKNKAKKIWLSIISNINYDKLDSLLLKTKEIFAAMQSSDRLYLLKDKIELSLSMIKDYINGNYKNVPWKVISAIGASLLYLLLPFDAIADFLPLIGLLDDAFIIGLCIKSFNDEIEKYRVWKYKIYDYTEYEDEKYKYKEEEEEEEEEEEEETSKEREE
- a CDS encoding outer membrane beta-barrel protein, translated to MKKIKKLLLTIIILAVTNITVFAASGFETIINVPLGLSIGVPTGTYEALSDKGRVGFDSGVTAQIGYMIGIGKLCISILGEFGYSYDSYKMYLLESNILGQKTEMNLNMYTHSFQVGLLPKINIGQFAIGVGAGVKIPITAAYEVDSTILGINEKVTSSLKRKDIEQYDRNVIPYVKVTFDYSIYFGSKMALNIGAYLGYDFGLAQKNTIDNEYTSVDSFDLGLQLGLRFAPKL
- a CDS encoding PTS sugar transporter subunit IIA; its protein translation is MMSLNEILDNVKKSYIMLDLKANNKQEAISEMLIYAESNGLRINISKTIDCMFKKENIISSGLGYGVAFPHLRTKEVQENELIFAISKPGINYYALDQKPVHLLTMFLTPIDKSDKYLQLLSLMTKISKLSMYTVLLLESKSQEEFKDKLVIMVKDIIGGK
- the kdsB gene encoding 3-deoxy-manno-octulosonate cytidylyltransferase; the encoded protein is MRKVTAIIPARYDSTRFPKKLTYELLGKPIIIAVYDNVKATRNIDDVIVATDSKEIMDICEKNNAKAVMTSVHHTSGTSRITEVAKNIDSDIIINVQGDEPLINEDVLKPVINAFDDEDVDIATLKTKIDDFSPLIKDENAVKVVCDYKDYAMYFSRATIPHKRFDQDILVKYYKHIGVYAFRREALLKIETLQECEYERIEKLEQLRWLYNGMKIKVLETNHFIHGIDTKEDLEIVQEYLKKEALIKLGNNA
- a CDS encoding ComF family protein, with the protein product MLKKFFTIIFNILFPNHCIICKNIIQSDNMNYICIDCINKLSYIHKDDYIRCNRCGRIIDTEDSTCICSYENIYFDECKSMLYYDDKTSNLIHKMKFSHRYLICKDFAAMLSFYYKDYINKFDAVSFVPLGKNRLLERGYNQSELIARHISKIINIPLIENIIIRKKESKPLSMIKGKELREKTIKNAFKINKKYKFDKSKKINILIIDDVFTTGSTLNEMSLELRKLAFIERIGVLTVASAR